Below is a window of Desulfarculaceae bacterium DNA.
GCCCCGCTGGATCACCACGAAATGGGGGGTGAAGGCCTCGCCCAGCAGGTCCAGGGTCTTCAGGGTGCGGTCGGGCACCATGGGGAAAGGCACCTTGAAGTGCTCCACGAAAACCTTTACCTCGTAGGCGCTGTTCTTGGCCCCGATGCCCACCAGCTTGATCTTGTCGCCCCAGCCCTTGTCCTGGATCAGCTGGTAGAGCTCATTGACCTTGGGAGCCTCCTTCTGGCAGTGGGGGCAGTACATGTTGAAAAACTCCACGATGACCAACCGGCCCGGGATCTTGGAGGGGTCCAGCTCCTCGCCCGGGGCCAGGCCCAGATAGGCCCGCGCCGCGGCGTCCTTGGGGGCCGTGAAGCTGGCCGGGGGGAAGGGCTCACCCAGGACCACCTTGCTTTTGGCCTTGGCCAGGGCGGGGGCGGAGCCGCAGAGCAAAACCAGGGCGGCCAATAGGGCGATCAGTCGTGGCACGGGCTCCTCCTTGCGCGGCGTTGGCGGGGCTCCCGGCGGGGCCCGTTCATTCATGTTAGCAAAAAAACCCGCCCCTGCCCCAGCCCCGGACGCCCGCGCCACGCTTGCCTGGACCGGGCCCACAGCGTAACCTCATATATAGGTTTGCAAGTGGAGACCCCAACCAATTTGGAGCGATGATCATGACCATCCGTGCGTGTGTGACCACCCTGGCCATCCTGCTGGTGGCTACCGCCGCCCAGGCCGGCTGGGTGATGCAGCAAGAGACCCCGGGCGGCCCCAGCACCGTGTATTTGCAAAAAAACATGATGCGCGCCGGCGCGGGGGATCGCGGCGTCATCTACAACCTGAACCAGGGCACCGTGACCATGCTCAATCCCGGCCGCCAGGTCTACTGGACCGGCAAGCCGCAGCAGCTCAACCAGCAAATGAACCAGGCTCTGGACGCCCGCATGGAGCAGGCCCTCAAAAGCGTGCCCCCGGAGCAGCGTGAGCAGATGCGGGCCATGATGGCCCAGCGCATGGGCCGGGGCGGCCCCGGCGGCAAGGGCGGCAAGGGCGGCATGATGGGTGGACGCCGCTCCGACCACCAGGTTGACATCAAGGCCACGGGCAGCTACCAGGACATCGCTGGCTACAAGTCGCGCAAGTACGAGGTCTGGGTGGACGGCCGCCACCGTCAGGACTTGTGGATGGCCGACCTGCCCGGTTTCCACGACGAGCTGGACATGGGCAAGATGATGGAACTGGTGCACTCCATGCGCATGGGCGGCCCCAACCGGGGCCCGGGCACCGGCTGGCGCACCTCCCCGGAGATGATGAAGCTGTGGCAAAAGGGGATGCCCATGATGATCACCGACTACGGCCGAGGCGGGGCCCAGACGGTGATGAAGGTGACCAAGGCCGAAAAGAAGTCCCTGGGCAAGGAGGTTTTCTCCCCGCCGGCGGGCTACAAGCAGGTCAATTTCCAAGACATGATGCGCTAGACCCCATGCCCCGTTTCACCATCCTGTTCATCGCCTTGGCCCTGGCCCTGGTCGCGGCCGTGGCCGTGGCCCAAGCCCCGGCCAAGTCCGGGGAGTGGCAGGGCTCCATCCAGGGCCTGAACTGCGTGACCCGGGGCCAGCTCTGCCCCATCAACATGGAAGACCCTCTCATCGCCCTGGAGAAGACCTTCGTCCTGTACGTGAAGGACGGCGAATTCTACTATCTGCCCAACCTGGACCGGGCCATCCTGGCCCGCCACCTCAACCGCCCGGTGAAGGTGGCCGGGGTGTTGGAGTCCGGCGGCAAGAGCATCCTGGTGGAGCACCTGTACTTCTCCCGCGACGGCAAGTGGCGCGAGACCTGGAGCCCGGTGATGGAGCGGGAGCTGTTGGAGCAGCTCAACACCTGGGGCCAGCGGAAAAAGGAACAGTAGGCCACCATGGAGTTCATCCGCCTGGGGAGCATCGTCGAGGCCCTGGTCATCACCCTGGTCCTCATGCTCTCCCACTACTTCTCGCGGGTGGTGGCGCGCATCCCCGGCGGCAACGAGAAGCGGCTGCGCTCTTTTGCCGGCGGCGTGGCCGTGGCCTACGTTTTTCTGCACATGCTGCCCGAGCTGGTGGAGGGGCGCGACGCGGT
It encodes the following:
- a CDS encoding TlpA family protein disulfide reductase, encoding MPRLIALLAALVLLCGSAPALAKAKSKVVLGEPFPPASFTAPKDAAARAYLGLAPGEELDPSKIPGRLVIVEFFNMYCPHCQKEAPKVNELYQLIQDKGWGDKIKLVGIGAKNSAYEVKVFVEHFKVPFPMVPDRTLKTLDLLGEAFTPHFVVIQRGGQGQKVVYSQSGPIPPPAKWLSELAAGAGLK
- a CDS encoding DUF4412 domain-containing protein; amino-acid sequence: MTIRACVTTLAILLVATAAQAGWVMQQETPGGPSTVYLQKNMMRAGAGDRGVIYNLNQGTVTMLNPGRQVYWTGKPQQLNQQMNQALDARMEQALKSVPPEQREQMRAMMAQRMGRGGPGGKGGKGGMMGGRRSDHQVDIKATGSYQDIAGYKSRKYEVWVDGRHRQDLWMADLPGFHDELDMGKMMELVHSMRMGGPNRGPGTGWRTSPEMMKLWQKGMPMMITDYGRGGAQTVMKVTKAEKKSLGKEVFSPPAGYKQVNFQDMMR